The following are encoded together in the Culex pipiens pallens isolate TS chromosome 1, TS_CPP_V2, whole genome shotgun sequence genome:
- the LOC120427263 gene encoding chymotrypsin-1-like — MFKYAAVFVLAVATMSAATLKKPVSSEDRQGRIAGGDIADPNQFPYHAALQTADGLTFCGAAIVNQRWVITAGSCAQGKATSDVWVVVGTNRVDALAVPRHTVDRIVIHPNFDVNVYANDVAVLRVLRPFIFSESIQPITLGSDNVEAESNAVATGFGRTAISDSTPASFLRYVNVDVITNEECQEAFDDSYQERLHGNTVCTRSAEGSGICLGDAGGPLVIDDTLVGVISWGIPCGMGMPDVYARVSAHRAWVLVHTMI, encoded by the exons ATGTTCAAGTACGCCGCAGTTTTTGTGTTGGCCGTGGCCACTATGTCGGCCGCAACGCTGAAGAAGCCCGTCAGCAGCGAGGATCGTCAAGGTCGTATCGCCGGAGGTGATATAGCCGATCCGAATCAGTTCCCGTACCACGCGGCGTTGCAGACTGCCGATGGGCTGACCTTCTGCGGAGCAGCGATCGTGAACCAGCGATGGGTCATTACGGCGGGATCTTGTGCCCAGGGAAAGGCCACTTCGGACGTTTGGGTGGTCGTCGGAACCAATCGCGTTGATGCGTTGGCCGTGCCAAGACACACCGTGGACCGGATTGTGATTCATCCGAACTTTGACGTCAACGTGTACGCCAACGACGTGGCCGTACTCCGGGTGCTACGCCCGTTCATCTTCAGCGAGTCGATTCAGCCGATTACGTTAGGAAGTGATAACGTGGAAGCTGAGTCTAACGCCGTTGCCACCGGTTTTGGACGTACTGCG ATCTCCGACAGCACTCCGGCTTCGTTCCTGCGGTACGTCAACGTGGACGTGATCACCAACGAGGAGTGCCAGGAGGCGTTCGACGATAGCTACCAGGAGCGTCTGCACGGTAATACGGTGTGCACGCGCAGCGCGGAAGGTTCCGGAATCTGCCTGGGCGATGCCGGCGGTCCGCTGGTCATCGATGATACCCTGGTCGGTGTAATCTCGTGGGGAATCCCGTGCGGCATGGGAATGCCCGATGTGTACGCCCGGGTGTCCGCGCACAGGGCCTGGGTGTTGGTGCACACCATGATCTAA
- the LOC120427246 gene encoding chymotrypsin-2-like — protein sequence MFRYALGFVLAAATVSAATLKNPAGEGHIAGGAIAAPNQFPYHGALQTHEGLTFCGAAIVNLRWVITAASCAQGKTTSDVVVVVGTNRLDLWGVPRYQVDRIVVHPNYDVNVDANDVAVLRVRRPFIFSESVQPITLGCENVEAGTNAVATGFGRTSISDSTSASYLRYINVEAITNEECREVFNDYHQERLHDTTVCTRSAGGSGICLGDAGGPLVTNDTLVGVISWGIPCGMGLPDVYARVSAHRAWVLVHTMI from the exons ATGTTCAGGTACGCTCTAGGGTTCGTATTGGCCGCGGCAACCGTGTCAGCTGCAACGCTTAAGAATCCCGCCGGAGAAGGTCACATCGCTGGAGGCGCTATAGCGGCACCAAATCAATTCCCGTACCACGGTGCCCTTCAAACCCATGAAGGACTCACCTTCTGCGGAGCGGCGATCGTGAACCTGCGATGGGTCATTACGGCGGCGTCTTGTGCCCAGGGAAAGACCACTTCGGACGTTGTGGTGGTCGTCGGAACTAACCGACTTGACCTGTGGGGAGTGCCACGATACCAAGTGGATCGCATTGTGGTCCACCCAAACTATGACGTTAACGTGGACGCCAACGATGTGGCCGTTCTTCGCGTCAGGCGTCCGTTCATCTTCAGCGAGTCGGTGCAGCCGATTACATTGGGTTGTGAAAATGTGGAGGCTGGAACCAACGCCGTTGCTACGGGCTTTGGACGAACGTCG ATCTCTGACAGCACTTCAGCTTCGTACCTGCGGTACATCAACGTGGAAGCGATCACCAACGAGGAGTGTCGGGAGGTCTTCAACGACTACCATCAGGAACGATTGCACGACACTACGGTGTGCACTCGCAGCGCGGGAGGTTCCGGAATCTGCTTGGGTGATGCCGGTGGTCCTCTGGTCACCAACGATACACTTGTCGGTGTAATCTCATGGGGAATCCCTTGCGGCATGGGATTGCCCGATGTGTACGCCCGGGTTTCCGCACACAGAGCCTGGGTGTTGGTGCATACCATGATTTGA